One Indicator indicator isolate 239-I01 chromosome 9, UM_Iind_1.1, whole genome shotgun sequence genomic window carries:
- the NKX2-4 gene encoding homeobox protein Nkx-2.4 isoform X1: protein MSLSPKHTTPFSVTDILSPMEESYKKFGGMDGAGGLGAPLGPYRQPPVPPAAAAAVPQHVMAGPTGATAYHMPHGVSQFSHGAVGGYCNGGLGNMGELPAYPEGMRSGAAAGGGWYGAGGDPRYSSISRFMGPSAGMNVAGMGGLSGIAEGAKAIVPLHTAPRRKRRVLFSQAQVYELERRFKQQKYLSAPEREHLASLIHLTPTQVKIWFQNHRYKMKRQAKDKAAAQQLHPDGSGGLCQQHSPRRVAVPVLVKDGKPCPPPGTGTPAPGQPAPPPPPPSSAGSLPELSPSPPALHGQVPTLAQMDSTGVDYNGGMVSPNLLYGRTW from the exons ATGTCGCTGAGCCCCAAGCACACGACGCCCTTCTCGGTGACCGACATCCTGAGCCCGATGGAGGAGAGCTACAAGAAGTTCGGTGGCATGGACGGGGCGGGCGGGTTGGGAGCGCCCCTCGGGCCCTACCGCCAGCCGCCGGTGCCCCCGGCCGCAGCCGCAGCCGTCCCACAGCACGTCATGGCCGGTCCCACCGGGGCAACCGCTTACCATATGCCCCACGGCGTCTCCCAGTTCTCGCACGGTGCCGTCGGGGGGTACTGCAACGGCGGATTGGGCAATATGGGTGAGCTGCCCGCCTACCCCGAGGGGATGCGCAGCGgagcggcggcgggcggcggctGGTACGGAGCCGGCGGCGACCCTCGCTATTCCAGCA TCTCCAGGTTCATGGGCCCGTCGGCGGGGATGAACGTGGCCGGGATGGGCGGCCTGAGCGGCATCGCCGAGGGTGCCAAGGCCATCGTGCCGCTTCACACGGCCCCACGGAGGAAGCGGAGggtgctcttctcccaggcgCAGGTCTACGAGCTGGAGCGGCGCTTCAAGCAGCAGAAATACCTGTCGGCGCCGGAGCGGGAGcatctggccagcctgatccaccTCACTCCCACCCAGGTGAAGATCTGGTTCCAGAACCATCGCTACAAGATGAAACGCCAGGCCAAGGACAAGGCGGCCGCCCAGCAGCTGCACCCCGACGGCAGCGGtggcctctgccagcagcactctCCGCGCCGCGTAGCCGTACCCGTGCTAGTGAAGGACGGCAAACCCTGCCCGCCACCGGGCACAGGCACCCCGGCCCCGGGGCAGCCCGCCCCCCCACCTCCGCCCCCCTCTTCGGCCGGGTCGCTGCCC GAGCTCTCGCCCAGCCCGCCGGCGCTGCACGGCCAGGTGCCCACCCTGGCCCAAATGGACTCGACCGGCGTCGACTACAACGGCGGCATGGTCAGCCCCAACCTGCTCTACGGCAGGACATGGTAA
- the NKX2-4 gene encoding homeobox protein Nkx-2.4 isoform X2: protein MSLSPKHTTPFSVTDILSPMEESYKKFGGMDGAGGLGAPLGPYRQPPVPPAAAAAVPQHVMAGPTGATAYHMPHGVSQFSHGAVGGYCNGGLGNMGELPAYPEGMRSGAAAGGGWYGAGGDPRYSSISRFMGPSAGMNVAGMGGLSGIAEGAKAIVPLHTAPRRKRRVLFSQAQVYELERRFKQQKYLSAPEREHLASLIHLTPTQVKIWFQNHRYKMKRQAKDKAAAQQLHPDGSGGLCQQHSPRRVAVPVLVKDGKPCPPPGTGTPAPGQPAPPPPPPSSAGSLPATAATAAAHPHPGSLGQAADMEELSPSPPALHGQVPTLAQMDSTGVDYNGGMVSPNLLYGRTW, encoded by the exons ATGTCGCTGAGCCCCAAGCACACGACGCCCTTCTCGGTGACCGACATCCTGAGCCCGATGGAGGAGAGCTACAAGAAGTTCGGTGGCATGGACGGGGCGGGCGGGTTGGGAGCGCCCCTCGGGCCCTACCGCCAGCCGCCGGTGCCCCCGGCCGCAGCCGCAGCCGTCCCACAGCACGTCATGGCCGGTCCCACCGGGGCAACCGCTTACCATATGCCCCACGGCGTCTCCCAGTTCTCGCACGGTGCCGTCGGGGGGTACTGCAACGGCGGATTGGGCAATATGGGTGAGCTGCCCGCCTACCCCGAGGGGATGCGCAGCGgagcggcggcgggcggcggctGGTACGGAGCCGGCGGCGACCCTCGCTATTCCAGCA TCTCCAGGTTCATGGGCCCGTCGGCGGGGATGAACGTGGCCGGGATGGGCGGCCTGAGCGGCATCGCCGAGGGTGCCAAGGCCATCGTGCCGCTTCACACGGCCCCACGGAGGAAGCGGAGggtgctcttctcccaggcgCAGGTCTACGAGCTGGAGCGGCGCTTCAAGCAGCAGAAATACCTGTCGGCGCCGGAGCGGGAGcatctggccagcctgatccaccTCACTCCCACCCAGGTGAAGATCTGGTTCCAGAACCATCGCTACAAGATGAAACGCCAGGCCAAGGACAAGGCGGCCGCCCAGCAGCTGCACCCCGACGGCAGCGGtggcctctgccagcagcactctCCGCGCCGCGTAGCCGTACCCGTGCTAGTGAAGGACGGCAAACCCTGCCCGCCACCGGGCACAGGCACCCCGGCCCCGGGGCAGCCCGCCCCCCCACCTCCGCCCCCCTCTTCGGCCGGGTCGCTGCCCGCcaccgccgccaccgccgcTGCCCACCCGCATCCCGGCTCGCTGGGGCAAGCGGCCGACATGGAGGAGCTCTCGCCCAGCCCGCCGGCGCTGCACGGCCAGGTGCCCACCCTGGCCCAAATGGACTCGACCGGCGTCGACTACAACGGCGGCATGGTCAGCCCCAACCTGCTCTACGGCAGGACATGGTAA
- the NKX2-2 gene encoding homeobox protein Nkx-2.2 yields MSLTNTKTGFSVKDILDLPDTNDEDGSAAEGGEEESETPEPPKKAGVLGQTPLDTVQTLPLKNPFYDNSDNPYTRWLASAEGIQYSLHGLTGGGGGQDPSAKSPEPSADESPDNEKEASGGGDAGKKRKRRVLFSKAQTYELERRFRQQRYLSAPEREHLASLIRLTPTQVKIWFQNHRYKMKRARAEKGMEVTPLPSPRRVAVPVLVRDGKPCHTLKAQDLAAATFQTGIPFSAYSAQSLQHMQYNAQYSATSNPQYPTAHHLVQAQQWTW; encoded by the exons ATGTCCCTGACCAACACAAAGACGGGTTTTTCGGTGAAGGACATTTTGGATCTTCCCGACACCAACGATGAGGACGGTTCGGCCGCGGAGGGAGGCGAGGAAGAGAGCGAGACGCCGGAGCCGCCCAAGAAAGCGGGAGTTTTGGGACAAACGCCCTTGGACACTGTTCAGACGCTGCCTTTGAAGAACCCTTTCTATGATAATAGCGATAATCCCTACACGCGTTGGCTGGCGAGCGCCGAGGGCATCCAATACTCCC TGCACGGACTgacgggcggcggcggcggccaaGACCCCTCGGCCAAATCCCCGGAGCCGTCCGCCGACGAATCTCCCGATAACGAGAAGGAAGCGTCGGGCGGTGGGGACGcggggaagaagaggaagagaagggtgCTGTTCTCCAAGGCACAGACCTACGAGCTGGAGCGGAGGTTCCGGCAGCAGAGGTACCTGTCGGCGCCGGAGCGGGAGcatctggccagcctgatccgcCTCACCCCCACTCAGGTGAAGATCTGGTTCCAGAACCATCGCTACAAGATGAAGAGGGCCCGGGCCGAGAAAGGTATGGAAGTgactcctcttccctccccgcGGCGGGTGGCCGTGCCGGTCTTAGTCAGGGACGGCAAGCCCTGCCACACGCTCAAAGCTCAGGACTTGGCAGCGGCGACTTTCCAGACGGGAATTCCCTTCTCCGCCTATAGCGCCCAGTCTCTACAGCATATGCAATACAACGCCCAGTACAGCGCTACCAGCAACCCCCAGTACCCCACAGCACACCATTTGGTACAAGCTCAGCAGTGGACTTGGTGA